ACGCCTCCTCCTGTCGGCACAGATGAAACTGCCGGGAACCGCATGGCTGGAGTTCCAGCTTATAGACGGCTACCTCATACAGACAGCATTCTTTTACCCTAAAGGGCTGCTTGGAAGGCTTTACTGGTACACAATGCTCCCCTTTCATAAGCTGATATTCAGACGTATGATAAGAGAGCTCGTAACAGACACTCAAACATAGACTATAATGAAACTCTCAGAAGCATTATCTAAGCCGGAGCTCAGTCTGACAAAGGGTCTTCACCATCCTGCCATGATGCAAGATAACGCTCGTGAAGATGGAAGTCCTCACCTTTATGCTCTGTAAAAGTAACATATATATTCTGATGCGGTATCCCCCATATGTCATAGATGATCCCCATGAAGCCAAGGGCAAGTGACCGCCTCTGAATGAGCTCTCTACCTTCTCTTATATCCGCATTGACAAGAGCAACTCCTTCTTTGTTGTCCTCCACCCTGCCGATAAAAAGATTATAGGTATCGTGCTCCCTTATGGAGACACTGATATGGTCTTTTCCGGTACCCATGACCTCTGAGAACAGAGCTTTGATTTTTTCATTAAAAAAGATTTTATCTTCTGATGAAGCTTTACGGTTTATATCAAACTGAAGATGGGGCATGATTCTCACCTCCGGAGATTATATTTATATATTATAACCTCCGAAGAGAGATAATCATGTGAAAATTCTATTTATATGCTCTCCGTCTGTTTCAGCAGAGCACTTTTTATATCTTGCCGGAAAGTTTTCTGGCACGGCTGGTGTGTCTCTCCTGAGCAGAGAGAATTTTCTTGCGAAGACGGATATTCTTAGGAGTAACCTCAACAAGCTCATCATCCGCTATGAAATGAATCGCACGCTCAAGAGTCATTGGTGTCACAGGTGTAAGAGTCAGCGCATCATCCTTACCGGAGGCACGCACGTTTGTAAGTTTTTTCTCTTTACAAGGGTTGGCATTAAGGTCGTTATCTTTGTTATAAGAACCGATAATCATACCT
This window of the Denitrovibrio acetiphilus DSM 12809 genome carries:
- a CDS encoding tautomerase family protein, with amino-acid sequence MPHLQFDINRKASSEDKIFFNEKIKALFSEVMGTGKDHISVSIREHDTYNLFIGRVEDNKEGVALVNADIREGRELIQRRSLALGFMGIIYDIWGIPHQNIYVTFTEHKGEDFHLHERYLASWQDGEDPLSD